A region from the Acanthopagrus latus isolate v.2019 chromosome 8, fAcaLat1.1, whole genome shotgun sequence genome encodes:
- the isg20 gene encoding apoptosis-enhancing nuclease isoform X1 yields the protein MAKPSKKNKASSWGLLSNYRYLCKKSQMLRVMENTKVRKKCQQKIRFPNMKRKLTDNHSEPLGTNTLGKKTKLSNSDQESQSTLYPENKGADISKPGFSDHHSLATALRDSWEVDSGFCSEASPPASGRSSPCLRSTMVVALDCEMVGTGPGGRCSELARCSILDYHGNVLYDKYVQPCQTVTDYRTRWSGIRRHHLQNAMPFTQAREEILSILEGKVVIGHSIYNDFEALDMLHPGHMVRDTSTTRLLSRLAGFPRERCPSLKILASKLLNRTIQTGRRGHCSVEDAQAALDLYKLVEGEWEQELQNKLRADDAPHEPSFASSNHYMQDEYWPDDVIADSQ from the exons ATGGCAAAGCCGTCAAAAAAGAATAAAGCTTCCTCTTGGGGGCTCCTCAGCAACTATCGGTATCTGTGCAAAAAATCCCAGATGCTTCGAGTCATGGAGAACACAAAAGTAAGGAAGAAATGCCAGCAAAAGATCAGGTTCCCAAACATGAAGAGGAAATTAACAGACAACCACAGTGAACCACTTGGTACAAATACacttggcaaaaaaacaaaattgagcAATTCAGACCAGGAGAGTCAAAGTACTCTGTACCCTGAGAACAAGGGTGCTGACATATCTAAACCTGGATTCTCTGACCACCACAGCTTAGCCACAGCACTCAGGGACAGCTGGGAGGTGGACAGTGGTTTCTGCTCGGAGGCGAGTCCTCCAGCCAGCGGTCGGAGCTCACCCTGCCTCCGCTCAACCATGGTGGTGGCGTTGGACTGTGAGATGGTGGGGACTGGGCCTGGGGGACGCTGCAGCGAGCTGGCCCGCTGTAGCATCCTGGACTATCATGGCAACGTATTGTATGATAAATATGTCCAACCATGCCAGACAGTCACAGACTACAGGACTCGCTGGAGTGGCATCCGGAGGCATCACCTGCAGAACGCCATGCCGTTCACTCAGGCCAGGGAAGAG ATCCTCAGCATACTTGAGGGCAAAGTGGTCATCGGCCACTCCATTTACAATGACTTTGAGGCGTTGGACATGCTCCATCCAGGTCACATGGTCAGGGACACGAGTACCACGCGTCTCCTCAGTCGATTGGCTGGATTCCCCCGCGAACGTTGCCCCTCCCTGAAAATCCTGGCCAGTAAACTGCTCAACAGGACGATACAG ACGGGGAGGAGAGGTCACTGCTCGGTGGAGGATGCTCAGGCTGCCCTCGACCTCTACAAGCTGGTGGAGGGCGAGTGggagcaggagctgcagaacAAGCTGAGGGCCGACGACGCCCCACATGAGCCGAGCTTCGCCTCCTCAAACCACTACATGCAGGACGAGTACTGGCCAGACGATGTCATAGCTGACAGCCAATAA
- the isg20 gene encoding apoptosis-enhancing nuclease isoform X2, whose product MVVALDCEMVGTGPGGRCSELARCSILDYHGNVLYDKYVQPCQTVTDYRTRWSGIRRHHLQNAMPFTQAREEILSILEGKVVIGHSIYNDFEALDMLHPGHMVRDTSTTRLLSRLAGFPRERCPSLKILASKLLNRTIQTGRRGHCSVEDAQAALDLYKLVEGEWEQELQNKLRADDAPHEPSFASSNHYMQDEYWPDDVIADSQ is encoded by the exons ATGGTGGTGGCGTTGGACTGTGAGATGGTGGGGACTGGGCCTGGGGGACGCTGCAGCGAGCTGGCCCGCTGTAGCATCCTGGACTATCATGGCAACGTATTGTATGATAAATATGTCCAACCATGCCAGACAGTCACAGACTACAGGACTCGCTGGAGTGGCATCCGGAGGCATCACCTGCAGAACGCCATGCCGTTCACTCAGGCCAGGGAAGAG ATCCTCAGCATACTTGAGGGCAAAGTGGTCATCGGCCACTCCATTTACAATGACTTTGAGGCGTTGGACATGCTCCATCCAGGTCACATGGTCAGGGACACGAGTACCACGCGTCTCCTCAGTCGATTGGCTGGATTCCCCCGCGAACGTTGCCCCTCCCTGAAAATCCTGGCCAGTAAACTGCTCAACAGGACGATACAG ACGGGGAGGAGAGGTCACTGCTCGGTGGAGGATGCTCAGGCTGCCCTCGACCTCTACAAGCTGGTGGAGGGCGAGTGggagcaggagctgcagaacAAGCTGAGGGCCGACGACGCCCCACATGAGCCGAGCTTCGCCTCCTCAAACCACTACATGCAGGACGAGTACTGGCCAGACGATGTCATAGCTGACAGCCAATAA